One Ciconia boyciana chromosome 9, ASM3463844v1, whole genome shotgun sequence genomic window carries:
- the PCYOX1L gene encoding prenylcysteine oxidase 1-like: MAPPPAALLLPALAALLAAPAAARAPPRSIAVVGAGLGGSAVAYFLQQHFGPQVQLDVYEPAGVGGRLATVTVNKQQYESRGASIHALSLHMQDFVKILGLKHRREVAGKSAIFSGEHFVLEETDWYLLNLFRLWWHYGISFLRLQMWVEEVMEKFMRIYKYQAHGYAFSSLEELLRSLGGDAFVNMTQRSVAESLLEVGVTQRFVDDVIAAVLRSSYGQSVLVPAFAGAMSLAGAQGSTWAVEGGNKLVCSGLLKLTKANVIPARVTGISLHSSEGRALYQVHYEGSEGQGSAFYDMVVVTTPLHPSRSNFTFENFEPPIADFAGAFQPSVTSVVHGYLNSSYFGFPDPKLFPFASILTTDTPNLFFNAMDNICPVNISAAFRRKQPQEAAVWRVLSQQLLDKQQLKTLFRSYYSVQVTEWQAYPRYDAAKSLPPIVLHENLFYLSGVEWVASSMEMIAVAAKNVALLAYNRWHQDLEKIDQKDLMHKVKTEL; encoded by the exons atggccccgccgcccgccgcgctgcTCCTGCCGGCCCTCGCCGCCCTCCtggccgcgcccgccgccgcccgcgccccgccgcgcagCATCG CCGTGGTGGGCGCCGGACTGGGCGGCTCGGCCGTCGCCTacttcctgcagcagcacttcGGGCCGCAGGTGCAGCTGGACGTGTACGAGCCGGCGGGCGTGGGTGGCCGGCTGGCCACCGTGACCGTGAACAAGCAGCAGTACGAGAGCAGGGGAGCCTCCATCCACGCCCTCAGCCTCCACATGCAGGACTTCGTCAAGATCCTTG gccTCAAGCACCGGCGTGAGGTGGCAGGGAAGAGTGCCATATTCAGCGGGGAGCACTTCGTCCTGGAGGAGACTGACTGGTACCTGCTCAACCTTTTCCGGCTCTGGTGGCACTATGGCATCAGCTTCCTGCGCCTGCAGATGTGGGTGGAGGAGGTGATGGAGAAGTTCATGAG GATCTACAAGTACCAGGCGCATGGCTACGCCTTCTccagcctggaggagctgctgcgcTCGCTGGGGGGTGATGCCTTCGTCAACATGACGCAGCGCTCGGTGGCCGAGTCCTTGCTGGAGGTGGGCGTCACACAGCGCTTTGTGGATGATGTCATTGCGGCCGTCCTGCGCTCCAGCTACGGGCAGTCAGTGCTGGTGCCTGCCTTTGCAG gaGCCATGTCGCTGGCGGGGGCCCAGGGCAGCACCTGGGCAGTGGAAGGAGGCAACAAGCTGGTGTGTTCAGGTCTGCTGAAGCTGACCAAAGCCAACGTCATCCCAGCCAGGGTGACAGGCATCTCTCTGCACAGCTCGG AGGGGAGAGCCCTGTACCAGGTGCACTACGAGGGCAGTGAAGGCCAGGGCTCAGCTTTCTACGACATGGTGGTTGTGACGactcccctgcaccccagcagaAGCAACTTCACCTTCGAGAACTTTGAGCCGCCCATCGCCGACTTCGCTGGAGCCTTCCAGCCTTCCGTCACCTCCGTGGTGCATGGCTACCTCAACTCCTCCTACTTTGGCTTCCCCGACCCCAAGCTCTTCCCCTTTGCCAGCATCCTCACCACCGACACCCCCAACCTCTTCTTCAATGCTATGGACAATATCTGTCCTGTCAACATCTCAGCAGCTTTCCGTCGCAAGCAACCCCAGGAGGCCGCGGTGTGGcgtgtcctctcccagcagctgctggacaagcagcagctgaagaccCTCTTCAGGTCCTACTACTCGGTGCAGGTGACAGAGTGGCAGGCGTATCCCCGCTACGATGCTGCCAAGTCCCTCCCGCCTATCGTGCTCCATGAAAACCTCTTCTACCTCAGTGGCGTGGAGTGGGTGGCCAGCTCCATGGAGATGATAGCGGTGGCGGCCAAAAACGTGGCCCTGCTGGCTTACAACCGCTGGCATCAGGACCTGGAGAAAATCGATCAGAAGGACTTGATGCACAAGGTGAAGACCGAGCTGTGA
- the IL17B gene encoding interleukin-17B, with translation MERAPNLLLLCIFTFAMVLVPEAKDQSKAAKGRRRGPVRPPTATPALAWAPDDSYTSMADYEHSIQDMVRQLRNSSEPGDTKCQVNLRLWRSNRRSLSPWAYSINHDATRIPADIPEARCLCTGCINPFTMQEDRTMASIPIYSRLPVRRLLCQVPGEVGHKPSGKKCHKKYQTVMETIAVGCTCIF, from the exons ATGGAGCGGGCTCCAAACCTG cttctcctctgcaTCTTCACCTTTGCCATGGTCCTGGTCCCCGAAGCGAAGGACCAAAGCAAGGCAGcgaaggggaggagaaggggccCAGTGCGGCCGCCCACGGCCACCCCTGCCCTGGCCTGGGCCCCGGACGACTCCTACACCTCCATGGCAGACTACGAGCACAGCATCCAGGACATGGTGCGCCAGCTGAGGAACAGCTCTGAGCCGGGAGACACCAAGTGCCAGGTCAACCTGAGGCTCTGGAGGTCCAACCGGAGGAGCCTGTCCCCCTGGGCCTACAG cataAACCACGACGCAACACGGATCCCGGCAGACATCCCTGAGGCCCGATGCCTCTGCACCGGCTGCATCAACCCCTTCACGATGCAGGAAGACCGTACCATGGCCAGCATTCCCATCTACAGCCGGCTGCCTGTCCGccggctgctctgccaggtgccgGGCGAGGTGGGGCACAAGCCCTCTGGGAAGAAGTGTCACAAGAAGTACCAGACAGTCATGGAGACGATCGCTGTGGGCTGCACCTGCATCTTCTGA